The Leucobacter chromiiresistens genome has a window encoding:
- a CDS encoding DeoR/GlpR family DNA-binding transcription regulator, with the protein MTPTAAQRDERILGLLEGRELVSVGELAASVGVSAVTMRKDLDRLSRSAVIERVRGGARLRTAEEGPLAERLGHRVGAKRAVARRAADLVGADAVIAIDSSSTGYYLALELADRTDLTIVTNSLRVASQLAERSGPAIVVLGGTVRRTSHSTVGFPAELLRGYGTIDLAFLGVSALSPEQGLLERSFSEAETKRAMASAAELVVGLFDSTKASGFGQHSVVPATAVDRLITDDEFAEADAAPWRALGVTVDRAAQAAPPSAAAR; encoded by the coding sequence ATGACGCCAACGGCAGCGCAGCGCGACGAGCGCATCCTCGGGCTCCTCGAGGGGCGCGAGCTCGTCTCCGTCGGCGAGCTCGCCGCGAGCGTCGGCGTATCGGCCGTGACGATGCGCAAAGACCTCGACCGCCTCTCCCGCAGCGCCGTCATCGAGCGCGTACGGGGCGGCGCCCGGCTGCGGACCGCCGAGGAGGGCCCGCTCGCCGAACGGCTGGGCCACCGCGTCGGGGCGAAGCGGGCCGTGGCGCGACGCGCAGCCGACCTCGTCGGCGCGGACGCCGTGATCGCGATCGACTCGTCGTCGACCGGGTACTACCTCGCCCTCGAACTGGCCGACCGCACCGACCTCACCATCGTGACGAACTCGCTGCGCGTCGCGTCGCAGTTGGCCGAGCGCTCGGGCCCCGCGATCGTGGTGCTCGGCGGCACCGTGCGGCGCACCTCGCACTCGACGGTCGGGTTCCCCGCCGAACTGCTGCGGGGCTACGGCACGATCGACCTCGCCTTTCTCGGAGTCTCCGCGCTGTCGCCCGAGCAGGGGCTGCTGGAGCGCTCCTTCTCCGAGGCGGAGACGAAGCGCGCCATGGCGTCGGCGGCCGAGCTCGTGGTCGGGCTCTTCGACTCGACCAAGGCCTCGGGGTTCGGGCAGCACAGCGTCGTACCGGCCACCGCCGTCGACCGCCTCATCACCGACGACGAGTTCGCCGAGGCCGACGCGGCGCCGTGGCGCGCGCTCGGCGTGACCGTCGACCGCGCGGCGCAGGCCGCCCCGCCGTCCGCCGCCGCCCGCTGA